The following are encoded in a window of Candidatus Omnitrophota bacterium genomic DNA:
- a CDS encoding winged helix-turn-helix domain-containing protein has protein sequence MRPARSLSNEQREELKESLKKAKSKGEYQRIQCVWLRALWNLSSNQIAETIGWSVSRVKQIQGQYFREGTRAFQGCGRGGRRRENLTIKEEKSLLADFEEKAVKGGVLVVSEIKTAYEREVGGKVPKSTVYRMLARHGWRKIAPRPRHPNSDAEKQEAWKKNSRNGWRKK, from the coding sequence ATGAGGCCAGCGCGATCTCTATCAAACGAACAAAGAGAGGAATTGAAGGAAAGCCTGAAAAAAGCGAAAAGCAAAGGAGAGTATCAGCGCATTCAATGCGTATGGTTGCGAGCCTTATGGAATCTGTCGTCCAACCAAATCGCCGAGACCATAGGCTGGAGCGTCAGCCGGGTCAAACAAATCCAGGGACAATATTTCCGCGAGGGAACACGAGCGTTCCAAGGCTGCGGTCGCGGGGGACGGCGGCGAGAGAACCTGACCATCAAGGAGGAGAAGAGCCTCTTGGCGGATTTTGAGGAGAAGGCGGTGAAGGGAGGCGTCTTGGTGGTAAGCGAGATTAAAACGGCCTACGAGCGGGAGGTGGGAGGTAAGGTTCCCAAATCCACTGTCTATCGGATGCTGGCTCGTCATGGCTGGCGGAAGATCGCTCCCCGCCCCCGACATCCTAATTCGGATGCCGAGAAGCAAGAGGCCTGGAAAAAAAACTCCCGGAATGGGTGGAGGAAGAAGTGA
- a CDS encoding IS630 family transposase translates to MKRQKEKGKSVRLMFQDEGRFGRLSDPRRCWCPAGIRPEVSAQVVRESTFAFAAASPHDGVLDSLILPEVNAEMMSLFLAEVSARHADEFILMVMDQAGWHIAKDLKKPENMRLIWLPPYSPQCNPVEHVWDEIREKWFSNQVFQSLDAVEDALLEALAALENDKKRMLGLTGFDWIVSIPLIAT, encoded by the coding sequence GTGAAGCGGCAAAAGGAAAAGGGAAAAAGCGTGCGTTTGATGTTTCAGGACGAAGGACGCTTTGGCCGCTTGAGCGATCCGCGCCGCTGTTGGTGTCCTGCGGGAATCCGTCCCGAAGTCTCGGCGCAAGTAGTGCGGGAATCGACATTCGCTTTCGCCGCCGCCAGCCCCCATGATGGAGTGTTGGATTCCCTCATTTTGCCGGAAGTCAACGCCGAAATGATGTCTCTCTTTCTCGCGGAAGTCTCCGCGCGCCATGCGGACGAGTTTATTTTGATGGTGATGGATCAAGCGGGATGGCATATCGCCAAGGATTTAAAGAAGCCCGAAAATATGCGGTTGATATGGCTTCCCCCCTATAGTCCCCAATGCAATCCGGTGGAACATGTCTGGGATGAAATCCGGGAAAAATGGTTTTCGAATCAAGTATTTCAAAGTCTCGACGCGGTGGAAGACGCGCTTCTTGAGGCCTTGGCCGCCTTGGAAAATGATAAAAAGCGAATGCTTGGCTTAACCGGCTTCGATTGGATTGTTAGTATACCTTTGATTGCAACTTAG
- a CDS encoding HEAT repeat domain-containing protein: MNTLEQTAILLKSSPYWNERREAALVLGRSQDPQARQALMDALNDADDEVLQAVILALGNAGNEEAVEYLVLPRYLNHPNPYIRWAALQTIGKIGKSYVVPDVAELTNDEEWVVRNEAQKLLRNQVESVITHCSLESARRMVSLLTTSNAEMRQIIIDAFLRIGPGIKPHLREFVKSSGKPVQTAMVYVLGKLKDKESIPALIELLESTDKTIRKTVVEALGQIGDESALPALIERFGDSSREVQQSAIAAIAKIGKPAIELLHEKLRFSSRKTIQQNVLFTLAKILDKSSIPYFVDCLGSTYFIVRRAAITGLAQYGKEAIDDILQVIRNVKLPMVDDLLKQAENGKTIGIRVRAIKALGALADHRAVHLLKRLAASQEPDIQNASLASLAQIGCSCWQRCGALAVLRDLRLAPDVDLIIEQLDDDSENVRLRAVKVLQRGGNPRAVPALLQTVAIDGNAIIRYEALRAADELASGDPRVVEAASKALTDPSSSTVQAEAVRIIGRSPENAYLEAILDCLKNSSWEVRRNAALALGNMGKKALPGLLERLKKGEETEKESVIRALGNVGAAEAIPAIEEAIQSFPADSPVHHSAKKAIAEIREKEEQKK, translated from the coding sequence GCCCTGATGGATGCGTTGAACGACGCCGACGACGAAGTACTGCAAGCCGTGATCCTCGCCCTCGGAAACGCCGGAAACGAAGAAGCCGTCGAATATTTGGTGCTTCCACGTTATCTCAATCATCCTAATCCCTATATTCGTTGGGCGGCGTTGCAGACGATCGGAAAAATCGGAAAATCCTACGTCGTCCCCGATGTCGCCGAACTTACGAATGACGAAGAATGGGTCGTGCGCAACGAAGCGCAAAAACTATTACGCAACCAGGTGGAATCCGTCATCACCCATTGCTCGCTGGAATCCGCCAGGCGCATGGTGAGTCTGTTGACCACAAGCAACGCAGAAATGCGCCAAATCATCATCGACGCTTTTCTTCGGATCGGGCCGGGCATCAAGCCGCACCTGCGCGAATTCGTCAAATCCAGCGGCAAGCCAGTCCAGACGGCGATGGTTTATGTACTCGGCAAACTAAAGGACAAAGAATCCATTCCGGCCTTGATCGAACTTCTTGAATCCACGGATAAAACCATCCGCAAGACGGTTGTGGAAGCGTTAGGACAAATTGGAGATGAATCCGCGCTGCCCGCCTTGATTGAGCGCTTTGGCGATTCCAGCCGGGAGGTTCAACAAAGCGCCATCGCCGCTATCGCCAAGATCGGCAAGCCCGCCATCGAGCTGCTTCATGAAAAACTGCGTTTTTCCTCCCGGAAAACCATCCAGCAAAACGTACTTTTTACGCTTGCCAAAATCCTGGATAAATCCTCCATTCCCTACTTCGTCGATTGCCTAGGCAGCACCTATTTCATCGTCCGCCGCGCCGCGATTACCGGGCTGGCGCAATACGGCAAGGAAGCCATCGACGACATCCTTCAGGTCATTCGCAACGTCAAACTGCCGATGGTGGACGACCTGTTGAAACAGGCGGAGAACGGAAAGACGATCGGGATACGAGTCCGAGCCATCAAAGCGCTGGGCGCCTTGGCGGATCATCGAGCCGTTCATCTCTTGAAGCGCCTGGCGGCGAGTCAGGAACCCGATATTCAAAATGCGTCCTTGGCGTCGCTGGCGCAGATTGGCTGTTCCTGTTGGCAGCGTTGCGGCGCGTTGGCCGTCTTGCGCGATCTGCGCCTTGCTCCTGATGTGGATTTAATCATCGAGCAATTGGACGACGATTCGGAAAACGTCCGTTTGCGGGCGGTTAAAGTCCTGCAACGCGGCGGCAATCCTCGCGCCGTCCCCGCTTTATTGCAAACTGTGGCTATCGACGGCAACGCTATCATTCGTTATGAAGCGTTGCGGGCGGCGGACGAACTGGCTTCAGGCGATCCCCGCGTCGTCGAAGCAGCCAGCAAGGCTCTCACGGATCCCTCCTCCTCTACGGTGCAGGCGGAAGCGGTGCGCATTATCGGCCGCTCTCCGGAAAATGCTTATCTGGAAGCGATTCTCGATTGCTTGAAAAATTCGAGCTGGGAAGTGCGAAGAAACGCTGCGTTGGCGTTAGGCAATATGGGCAAGAAGGCTCTGCCCGGCCTGTTGGAACGGCTCAAAAAAGGAGAGGAGACGGAAAAGGAATCGGTTATTCGCGCTCTCGGCAACGTCGGAGCTGCCGAAGCCATACCCGCCATCGAAGAAGCGATCCAGTCCTTTCCCGCCGATTCTCCCGTCCACCATTCGGCCAAGAAAGCGATTGCGGAGATTCGGGAAAAAGAAGAGCAGAAAAAATAA